The Salvia miltiorrhiza cultivar Shanhuang (shh) chromosome 1, IMPLAD_Smil_shh, whole genome shotgun sequence genome has a window encoding:
- the LOC131006019 gene encoding 17.3 kDa class I heat shock protein-like, with protein sequence MSLIPSFLGRRGSAFDPFSVDLWDPFRDMRVGSGDETSQFAATRVDWKETAEAHVFKADVPGLKKEEVKVEVEEGNVLQISGERSRDKEEKSDTWHRVERSSGQFLRRFRLPENAKVDQVKASMENGVLTVTVPKAEVKKPEAKAIEISG encoded by the coding sequence atgTCGTTGATTCCAAGCTTTCTCGGGCGACGAGGCAGCGCCTTCGATCCATTCTCCGTCGACTTGTGGGATCCATTCCGCGACATGCGCGTCGGATCCGGCGACGAGACGTCGCAGTTCGCGGCGACGCGCGTGGACTGGAAGGAGACGGCGGAGGCGCACGTGTTCAAGGCGGACGTGCCCGGCCTGAAGAAGGAGGAGGTgaaggtggaggtggaggaagGGAACGTGCTGCAGATAAGCGGCGAGCGCAGCCGCGACAAGGAGGAGAAGAGCGACACGTGGCACCGCGTCGAGCGGAGCTCCGGCCAGTTCCTCCGCCGCTTCCGCCTGCCGGAGAACGCCAAGGTCGATCAGGTGAAGGCGAGTATGGAGAACGGGGTGCTCACCGTCACGGTGCCCAAGGCGGAGGTGAAGAAACCGGAGGCGAAGGCAATTGAGATTTCCGgctga
- the LOC131005951 gene encoding uncharacterized protein LOC131005951, with protein sequence MAGTAEGAGFWLPSEFLDDFLVDKENLNLTESDSEFRFPNEFPYDFGTKSDELLEFSQKRWVMSTSPQSTLSRMSSWTGRSAGGSTNGSPNGFPSPPTTPKNDAVGDLIYLAAGQVAKLKLAAGPTKHKGLVGPPRAPDHLYPAAKTPDPSLVHSIYLQQQMAKQQKQGCEMWPQMYQMRTGQDAWPVQPNPARVPGPGGRAAVYGGGGGAAVKRGCAGTGVFLPRRYGNNNNININNNNIIINNNNGCNAYASDSRKKPAGYSAASIPNRNVHALNKNFDTMNGFAQSQPHYQPKFIPEYDLLVARRNALVLQHRLLEGSSPMNRGAYLPQEWTY encoded by the exons ATGGCAGGTACCGCCGAAGGAGCTGGCTTCTGGCTGCCCTCCGAGTTCCTAGACGACTTCCTCGTCGACAAAGAAAATCTCAATCTCACTGAGTCCGACTCCGAGTTCCGCTTCCCCAACGAGTTCCCTTACGATTTCGGAACTAAAAGCGACGAGCTTCTCGAG TTTTCGCAGAAGCGGTGGGTGATGTCGACGTCGCCGCAGTCGACGCTGTCGCGCATGAGCAGCTGGACGGGGCGGAGCGCCGGCGGGTCGACCAACGGCAGCCCGAACGGCTTCCCCTCGCCCCCGACGACGCCCAAAAACGACGCCGTCGGAGACCTGATTTACCTCgccgccggccaggtcgccaaGCTCAAGCTCGCCGCGGGCCCCACCAAACACAAGGGCCTCGTGGGCCCACCGAGAGCCCCCGACCACCTCTACCCCGCGGCCAAAACCCCCGATCCCTCTCTTGTCCACAGCATTTAT TTGCAGCAGCAGATGGCGAAGCAGCAGAAACAGGGGTGTGAGATGTGGCCGCAGATGTACCAAATGAGAACGGGTCAGGATGCATGGCCCGTGCAGCCAAACCCGGCCCGCGTCCCCGGGCCGGGCGGAAGGGCGGCGGTttatggcggcggcggcggtgcggCGGTGAAAAGGGGGTGCGCTGGCACAGGGGTGTTTCTGCCACGGCGATAtgggaataataataatattaatattaataataataacattattattaataataataatggctGTAACGCTTACGCTTCGGATTCTCGCAAGAAGCCAGCAG GTTATTCAGCTGCTTCTATTCCAAACAGAAATGTTCATGCTTTAAACAAGAACTTTGATACCATGAATGGTTTtgctcaatctcaaccacactaCCAGCCCAAGTTCATCCCCGAATACG ATTTGTTGGTGGCACGAAGGAATGCGTTGGTGTTGCAACACCGGCTGCTCGAGGGCTCGTCCCCGATGAACCGCGGTGCTTACCTCCCTCAGGAGTGGACCTATTGA